From one Ferrovibrio sp. MS7 genomic stretch:
- a CDS encoding enoyl-CoA hydratase/isomerase family protein gives MQPALARGHGGLAPTWEEAALQEFSSQTRPDGVAIVTFERPERLNPLGPEGLRDLALHLEALASDPAVGAVVLTGRGKAFCSGASLERLLGLMGSEEAVGLPEHVIRNLFDTAVNPIQRAIARMPKPVVTAINGVAAGGGVGLALAGDVVLAAETASFQLTFVPNLAIVPDLGASWFFSRLAGRGRALAAMMTGEAISAREALEWGLVWRVEPEEKLLDAAIKLGLRLAAGPRHMYPLLRGAVDEASRRTLSEQLDLERDLNVELCGSAQFSEGVRAFLEKRRPRFQ, from the coding sequence ATGCAGCCGGCATTGGCGCGAGGCCATGGCGGTCTCGCGCCGACCTGGGAGGAGGCAGCTTTGCAGGAATTCTCCAGCCAGACCCGGCCGGACGGCGTCGCTATCGTGACCTTCGAGCGGCCCGAGCGGCTGAACCCGCTGGGGCCTGAGGGCCTGCGCGATCTGGCGCTGCATCTGGAGGCGTTGGCCAGCGATCCTGCGGTTGGCGCGGTAGTATTGACCGGCAGGGGGAAAGCTTTCTGTTCCGGCGCCAGCCTTGAGCGCCTGCTGGGCCTGATGGGCTCGGAAGAAGCGGTCGGGCTGCCCGAGCATGTCATTCGGAATCTGTTCGACACGGCGGTCAATCCGATTCAGAGGGCAATCGCCCGGATGCCGAAGCCGGTGGTGACGGCCATCAACGGTGTCGCCGCGGGCGGTGGCGTCGGTTTGGCATTGGCCGGCGACGTGGTGCTGGCTGCCGAGACCGCCAGTTTCCAGCTCACCTTCGTGCCGAATCTGGCAATCGTGCCCGATCTGGGTGCGAGCTGGTTCTTCTCCCGTCTTGCCGGGCGTGGCCGCGCATTGGCAGCGATGATGACCGGAGAGGCCATATCGGCGCGCGAGGCGCTGGAATGGGGCCTGGTCTGGCGGGTCGAGCCGGAGGAAAAACTGCTGGATGCCGCGATCAAGCTGGGGTTGCGGCTTGCCGCCGGTCCCCGGCACATGTATCCGCTGCTGCGGGGCGCCGTTGACGAAGCGTCGCGACGGACCTTATCCGAACAGCTCGATCTGGAGCGCGATCTCAACGTAGAGCTTTGTGGCAGCGCCCAGTTCTCCGAAGGAGTCAGAGCCTTCCTCGAGAAGCGCCGCCCGCGATTTCAGTAG